One Methanorbis furvi genomic region harbors:
- a CDS encoding RNA-processing protein codes for MYWYGSGTDISTDPANVAARIRTTKTDMAKYVPCDWKQAQKLGLVKDRHDYIETLRRTTIYMAEEGIAACSQEKDVELLQMVRTLDEMDTVINLLTERLIDWYISITPAFSRKYRGSGAGAAKLLPIIGKNGTEPMKKVAREILSMSNARTNLMKEVSRSAVSVIPNMSALVGGLVAARLVSRAGGLAAAAKMPGSSMQVIGAEGALFSHIRTGSPSPKHGIMFQHRRVHNAPREVRGHVARALAAKLVIAARLDYYRGELDPKFVDEANAKIDHLMEADK; via the coding sequence ATGTACTGGTACGGGTCGGGAACTGACATCTCAACAGACCCAGCAAATGTCGCCGCACGGATTCGCACGACAAAAACCGATATGGCAAAATACGTCCCCTGTGACTGGAAGCAGGCACAGAAACTTGGTCTGGTAAAAGACCGGCACGACTACATCGAAACCCTCCGCCGCACTACAATATACATGGCCGAGGAAGGCATTGCCGCATGTTCGCAGGAAAAAGACGTTGAACTCCTGCAAATGGTTCGAACACTCGATGAAATGGACACCGTGATCAACCTCCTCACCGAACGATTGATCGACTGGTACATCTCCATCACTCCTGCATTTTCCCGCAAGTATCGCGGCTCGGGAGCCGGAGCCGCAAAACTTCTGCCGATTATTGGAAAGAACGGAACCGAACCAATGAAAAAAGTTGCCAGAGAAATTTTGTCGATGTCAAATGCCAGAACAAATCTGATGAAAGAAGTCTCGCGATCCGCAGTATCAGTAATTCCCAACATGAGTGCTCTGGTGGGAGGCCTCGTGGCCGCCCGCCTCGTGTCGCGTGCCGGAGGCCTTGCTGCTGCTGCAAAAATGCCCGGTTCATCCATGCAGGTAATCGGAGCCGAAGGAGCACTCTTCTCTCACATCCGTACCGGTTCGCCCTCGCCAAAACATGGCATTATGTTCCAGCACCGGCGTGTTCACAATGCTCCGCGTGAGGTTCGCGGCCATGTAGCCAGAGCCCTTGCAGCAAAACTGGTGATCGCAGCCAGACTGGATTACTATCGGGGGGAGCTTGATCCGAAGTTTGTTGACGAAGCAAATGCGAAGATCGATCATCTGATGGAGGCCGACAAATGA